From a single Raphanus sativus cultivar WK10039 chromosome 3, ASM80110v3, whole genome shotgun sequence genomic region:
- the LOC108847777 gene encoding uncharacterized protein LOC108847777: MATEEPSPSRWGFLWRKKLPEEPQNEQPEDGSSSTTKEEPSQVVTKPVQEGNNSTGLANGIREKPKKSMFPPFESAETRALAESLSRDIIRGNPNVKWESIKGLENAKKLLKEAVVMPIKYPSYFNGLLSPWKGILLFGPPGTGKTMLAKAVATECNTTFFNISASSVVSKWRGDSEKLIRVLFDLAKHHAPSTIFLDEIDAIISQRGGEGRSEHEASRRLKTELLIQMDGLQKTNELVFVLAATNLPWELDAAMLRRLEKRILVPLPDPEARRGMFEMLLPSQPGDEPLPHDVLVDKSEGYSGSDIRILCKEAAMQPLRRTLAVLEDTEELVPEDDLPKVGPILPEDIDRVLSNTRPSAHLHAHLYDKFNDDYGSQILK; the protein is encoded by the exons ATGGCGACTGAAGAGCCCTCTCCCTCTCGCTGGGGCTTTCTG TGGAGGAAGAAGCTGCCTGAAGAACCACAGAACGAACAACCAGAAGATGGATCATCCAGCACCACCAAGGAAGAGCCTTCCCAAGTTGTCACCAAACCAGTTCAG GAGGGTAACAACAGTACTGGCTTGGCCAATGGGATTCGAGAGAAGCC GAAAAAGTCAATGTTTCCACCTTTTGAATCAGCAGAAACTCGTGCTCTCGCAGAGAGTTTGAGTAG GGATATCATACGTGGGAATCCAAATGTCAAGTGGGAAAGCATAAAGGGTTTAGAGAACGCTAAAAAGTTGCTTAAAGAAGCTGTGGTGATGCCTATCAAATACCCCTC CTACTTTAATGGTCTACTATCTCCATGGAAAGGGATTCTTCTGTTTGGTCCACCTGGTACCGGAAAG ACTATGCTTGCAAAGGCAGTGGCAACAGAGTGTAACACAACGTTTTTCAATATCTCAGCCTCATCTGTTGTTAGCAAATGGAGAG gTGATTCTGAGAAGTTGATAAGAGTGCTGTTTGATCTAGCTAAGCATCATGCACCTTCCACAATATTTCTTGATGAGATAGACGCAATCATAAGCCAACGTGGTGGTGAAGGACGTAGCGAACATGAAGCAAGCAGGCGTCTCAAAACCGAGCTGCTTATtcag ATGGATGGGTTACAGAAAACGAATGAGCTTGTATTTGTTTTAGCAGCGACTAATCTCCCATGGGAACTAGATGCAGCTATGCTCCGGCGACTAGAGAAAAGA ATTCTTGTACCTTTACCTGATCCGGAAGCAAGAAGAGGAATGTTTGAGATGCTCTTGCCTTCACAGCCGGGTGATGAGCCACTGCCTCATGATGTGCTGGTTGACAAATCAGAGGGATACTCCGGTTCAGACATTAGGATACTTTGTAAGGAAGCTGCTATGCAACCATTGAGACGCACATTGGCTGTATTAGAAGACACAGAAGAACTTGTGCCTGAAGATG ATTTGCCAAAAGTGGGACCTATCTTACCAGAAGACATTGACAGAGTGCTGAGTAACACTAGACCATCGGCACATCTGCACGCCCATCTCTACGACAAGTTCAACGATGATTATGGCAGTCAAATCCTTAAATAA
- the LOC108847778 gene encoding uncharacterized protein LOC108847778, translated as MRVKRQKKNRRTVRFFTVCFGFRQPFKVLCDGTFVHHLVSREITPADTVISELLGGPVKLFTTRCVLAELQKLGKDFSESLEAAQMLSTATCEHDEAKPADECLSEVLGTQNTEHFFLGTQDADFRKKLQKESIVPLLFGLNNSLQIDQPSDFQRETAKDSERKRLTMTDAEKRLLVKQTARILASSRGEGAAEDEQWEAPRVVSTRNGLGVKDRPQFKRNRAKGPNPLSCMKKKKVNDTKKPQSKPKAESKSGGQEVKKGESGTEKRIRKRSRKGKAAPERT; from the exons ATGAGAGTGAAGAGGCAGAAGAAGAACAGGAGAACCGTGAGGTTCTTCACGGTCTGTTTCGGATTCCGACAGCCTTTCAAGGTCCTCTGCGACGGCACGTTCGTCCACCATCTCGTTTCTCGCGAGATAACTCCCGCCGACACCGTCATCTCCGAGCTGCTCGGAGGTCCCGTCAAGCTCTTCACCACCAGGTGTGTGCTCGCGGAGTTGCAGAAGCTCGGTAAAGATTTTTCCGAGTCTCTCGAGGCTGCTCAGATGCTCAGCACAGCTAC GTGTGAGCACGATGAGGCAAAACCAGCAGACGAGTGTTTGTCAGAGGTGCTCGGAACCCAAAACACGGAGCATTTCTTTCTCGGTACTCAGGACGCTGACTTTAGGAAGAAGCTTCAAAAG GAGTCTATCGTTCCACTATTGTTTGGTCTGAATAACAGTCTGCAGATCGACCAGCCTTCTGATTTCCAACGTGAGACCGCAAAGGACTCTGAGAGAAAGAGGTTAACTATGACCGATGCGGAGAAGAGGTTGCTGGTGAAACAGACTGCGAGAATCTTAGCTTCTAGTAGAGGAGAAGGAGCAGCTGAAGACGAGCAATGGGAGGCGCCTCGTGTGGTCAGTACAAGAAATGGTCTCGGTGTGAAGGATAGACCGCAGTTCAAGCGAAATAGAGCAAAG GGACCAAACCCACTTTCATGcatgaagaaaaagaaggtgAACGATACAAAGAAACCTCAATCGAAACCCAAAGCTGAATCGAAATCTGGTGGACAAGAG gTAAAGAAAGGTGAAAGCGGTACAGAAAAGAGGATAAGAAAACGGTCCAGAAAAGGAAAAGCTGCTCCGGAGAGAACCTGA